The Listeria sp. PSOL-1 genome includes a region encoding these proteins:
- the veg gene encoding biofilm formation stimulator Veg codes for MPKTIASIKQSLDSRLGKELTLKANGGRKKTIERCGVLAETYPSVFIVELNQDENSFERVSYSYIDILTDVVKLEFVDDKKELAL; via the coding sequence ATGCCAAAAACCATTGCAAGCATTAAACAAAGCTTAGATTCTAGGCTAGGAAAAGAGTTAACGTTAAAAGCAAACGGTGGCCGCAAGAAAACAATTGAACGTTGCGGTGTATTAGCAGAAACATATCCATCCGTTTTCATTGTTGAGCTAAATCAGGATGAAAACAGCTTTGAGAGAGTATCATATAGTTATATCGATATTTTAACAGATGTTGTAAAGCTTGAATTTGTTGATGATAAGAAAGAATTAGCTTTATAA